The following are encoded together in the Oncorhynchus clarkii lewisi isolate Uvic-CL-2024 chromosome 25, UVic_Ocla_1.0, whole genome shotgun sequence genome:
- the LOC139384163 gene encoding protein LBH-like: MTEVMNTQEPVIKDFSVAGAASGDQGISFQIFPDTHERNPKLSKRLPSIVVEPSDGGNVESGELRWPPMDPNSVEAPGGMQPHKHTPLQTTQDQAADEDLNHGVQDSSEVVYGAVVEESN, translated from the exons ATGACTGAGGTGATGAACACACAGGAACCTGTGATAAAGGACTTCAGTGTAGCTGGAGCAGCATCAGGGGATCAGGGCATATCCTTTCAG ATTTTCCCAGATACCCATGAGCGGAATCCCAAGCTGTCCAAGAGACTTCCCTCTATTGTGGTGGAGCCCTCTGATGGGGGCAATGTGGAAAGCGGGGAGCTCCGCTGGCCCCCTATGGATCCCAACTCTGTAGAGGCCCCAGGCGGGATGCAGCCCCACAAACACACTCCTCTTCAGACCACACAGGACCAGGCCGCAG ATGAAGATCTGAATCACGGGGTGCAGGACAGCAGTGAAGTGGTGTATGGGGCCGTAGTGGAGGAATCTAACTGA